Proteins from a genomic interval of Paenibacillus lentus:
- the acpS gene encoding holo-ACP synthase has translation MIYGIGHDVVEIERMRKMVNGASGDRLMKRVLTPAERELPGSKTRPAEFLAGRFAAKEAVSKAFGCGIGKKLGFQDMSILPDQSGKPHVILKPEAWERLDLGAGSTGYTVHLSITHERQLASAFVIVEKVESVE, from the coding sequence TTGATATATGGTATTGGGCATGATGTGGTTGAAATAGAACGGATGCGGAAAATGGTAAACGGAGCTTCCGGGGACAGGTTGATGAAGCGTGTGCTGACACCAGCTGAGCGCGAGCTGCCGGGCAGCAAGACGCGTCCTGCAGAATTTCTGGCCGGGCGTTTTGCGGCAAAGGAGGCGGTCAGCAAGGCGTTTGGCTGTGGCATCGGGAAGAAGCTTGGCTTCCAGGATATGTCGATTTTGCCGGATCAATCGGGAAAGCCTCATGTTATTCTGAAACCGGAAGCATGGGAGCGTCTGGATTTGGGTGCTGGATCGACAGGCTACACCGTGCATCTCAGCATTACGCACGAGCGACAGCTTGCTTCTGCGTTCGTCATCGTGGAAAAGGTAGAGAGTGTGGAGTAA